One genomic segment of Hordeum vulgare subsp. vulgare chromosome 2H, MorexV3_pseudomolecules_assembly, whole genome shotgun sequence includes these proteins:
- the LOC123428902 gene encoding pentatricopeptide repeat-containing protein At1g63400-like — MAAGAWSAAAAAARAAVRTLGRLVPRTHTHSTATTTSSSPAHTLDDYNRLLAALARDGDGESALRVLSRMRHGSPAACAPTAASYVSAMSALAKAGRAADAMALFDDMLAHGVAPDRRAYSLLLHVYSTHLGLPAAGRSVLHWMSGLGVRPSPVDYADLIFSFCRAGHLPDALQLLDEMRALGYPVPPHVYSPVLQAHCDAGDIPAADALIASMRASGCRSGCNPDVVIYNIYIHGLCRVGDFHAVQRVINDSVWNWWVPDAVTYSTYVAGLCRFGYIEDAFRQLDIMVAMGLQLTVVGLNILLDYAAKDLDMWVAKEVLERCEELGFEVDVVTYNTVMDHFSKKMQWLLVLRLFTDLLKKPITPNVQTYNILISSLCRAGKFEAAKFVFGCNGFVADTVTCNILIHQFYGAGKEGELGFLFCHIDSGKITPDVITYNTLVDCLFRSGRRTEAANLVRHMDGGYPAEPVAHLAFWLVRSGNVREALRLFDDMLAKGVAIDARVFANVIKAFCRKGPVECTDITQLCSVLDRMLGIG, encoded by the coding sequence ATGGCCGCCGGCGCGTGGTcggcggccgcggcggcggcgcgcgcggCGGTGCGCACGCTCGGGCGCCTCGTCCCCCGCACCCACACccactccaccgccaccaccacctcctcctcccccgcgcaCACCCTGGACGACTACAACCGCCTGCTGGCGGCCCTGGCGCGCGACGGGGACGGCGAGTCGGCGCTGCGCGTGCTCAGCCGCATGCGCCACGGCTCGCCCGCGGCCTGCGCGCCCACGGCCGCCTCCTACGTCTCCGCCATGTCGGCGCTCGCCAAGGCCGGCCGCGCCGCCGACGCCATGGCGCTCTTCGACGACATGCTCGCGCACGGCGTGGCGCCCGACCGCCGCGCCTACTCGCTCCTCCTCCACGTCTACTCCACCCACCTCGGCCTCCCCGCCGCCGGCCGCTCCGTCCTGCACTGGATGTCCGGCCTCGGCGTCCGCCCCAGCCCCGTCGACTACGCCGACCTCATCTTCTCCTTCTGCCGCGCGGGGCACCTCCCGGACGCGCTCCAGCTGCTCGACGAAATGCGCGCGCTCGGGTACCCGGTCCCCCCGCACGTCTACTCGCCCGTCCTCCAGGCCCACTGCGACGCCGGCGACATCCCGGCCGCCGACGCGCTCATCGCCTCCATGCGCGCCTCCGGGTGCCGCTCCGGGTGCAACCCCGACGTCGTCATCTACAACATCTACATCCACGGGCTGTGCAGGGTCGGCGATTTCCACGCCGTGCAGAGGGTTATCAATGACAGTGTCTGGAACTGGTGGGTGCCGGACGCGGTGACCTACAGCACCTACGTTGCCGGGCTCTGCCGGTTTGGATACATCGAGGACGCGTTCCGGCAGCTGGACATCATGGTCGCCATGGGGCTGCAGCTGACCGTGGTTGGCCTCAACATACTTCTGGATTACGCCGCGAAAGATCTAGATATGTGGGTGGCCAAGGAGGTGCTGGAGCGCTGCGAAGAGCTGGGCTTCGAGGTCGATGTCGTGACGTACAACACGGTCATGGACCATTTCTCCAAGAAGATGCAGTGGCTGCTTGTGCTCAGGCTGTTCACGGACCTGCTCAAGAAGCCCATAACACCCAATGTGCAGACGTACAACATCTTGATCTCATCCCTGTGCCGAGCCGGCAAGTTTGAGGCCGCCAAGTTCGTGTTCGGCTGCAACGGGTTTGTGGCAGACACCGTGACCTGTAACATTCTGATCCATCAGTTCTACGGTGCTGGAAAGGAGGGCGAGCTCGGGTTCTTGTTCTGCCATATCGATTCAGGGAAGATTACCCCAGATGTAATCACATACAACACGCTGGTCGATTGCCTCTTTAGGTctgggaggagaaccgaggctgcCAATCTGGTAAGGCACATGGACGGCGGCTACCCTGCGGAGCCCGTAGCGCATCTGGCATTTTGGTTGGTCAGGAGCGGAAATGTTCGAGAGGCTTTGCGTCTGTTTGATGACATGCTAGCGAAAGGAGTCGCTATAGATGCTAGGGTTTTTGCCAATGTGATCAAGGCATTCTGCAGAAAGGGTCCAGTGGAATGCACAGATATTACACAGCTGTGCTCTGTGCTGGATAGGATGCTTGGGATTGGATGA
- the LOC123428358 gene encoding plastid division protein CDP1, chloroplastic — MAMPTAAAALLHPSAVAAPSPSTSSARRSAPSSSSPARRGGNASAGRGAAVRARVAGAAAPVTEAAAAEGCGRQEAPAAPAVEIPVTCYQILGVTEKAEKDEIVKSAIDLRKSEIEDGYTEEVSTCRQALLLDVRDKLLFEQEYAGSTRAKVPPRSSLHIPWSWLPAALCVLQEVGEEKLVLDIGQAALRRPDSKPYAHDVLLAMALAECSIAKASFEKSKVSLGFEALARAQYLLRKKTSLEKMPLLEQIEESLEELAPACTLEVLSLPRTPENSERRRGAIAALCELLGQGLDVESSCRVHDWPYFLGQAMDKLLATEIVELLSWDSLATTRKNKKSLESQSQRVVVDFNCFYRAMLAHLASGFSTRQTELISKAKTICECLVASENTDLKFEESFCSFLLGEESGTTVFEKLQQLQSNGSSNSRNYGLAKKKDSSDKVTVNQSLELWLKDVALSRFADTRDCPPSLANFFAAPKRLISTSKQKLGATRRVLLSSQTSSSASTSNRTSGQQNPRLNSTSHLGEAVKQLAPTTLGGQGHTSTDRPVNGLSTTSVPLKRNPGSHPVRTLESWGLTGDVIGKIAYTAVLGFALFGTLKLLRFQFGSTKPVPSTRESAATSSLNEASSSDGSLISSRVREQFEKLSKMLWLNNRLYLRSEGSDLSPGSGDVTAIARKERMSLQEAEALVKQWQDIKSEALGPDYEIDMLSDVLDGSMLSKWQDLALSAKDQSCYWRFVLLNLSVVRAEILLDEAGDGEVAEIDAVLEEAAELVDDSQPKKPSYYSTYEVQYTLRRQDDGSWKICEAAVRDLS, encoded by the exons ATGGCCATGCCCACGGCCGCCGCGGCGCTGCTCCACccctccgccgtcgccgccccgtccccctccacctcctcggcGCGCCGCAgtgccccttcctcctcctccccggcgcggcgcggcggcaaTGCCTCCGCCGGGCGCGGGGCCGCGGTGCGCGCGAGGGTGGCGGGGGCAGCCGCGCCGGTgaccgaggcggcggcggcagagggaTGCGGCAGGCAGGAGGCCCCCGCCGCGCCCGCCGTCGAGATCCCCGTCACATGCTACCAG ATCCTGGGCGTCACGGAGAAGGCCGAGAAGGACGAGATCGTCAAGTCGGCCATCGACCTGAGGAAATCGGAGATCGAAGATGGGTACACGGAGGAGGTGTCCACCTGCAGACAG GCTCTGCTGCTGGACGTGAGAGACAAGCTTCTCTTTGAACAGGAGTACGCAGGAAGCACCAGGGCCAAGGTTCCTCCCAGATCCTCTCTTCATATACCCTGGAGCTGGTTGCCTGCTGCCTTGTGTGTCTTGCAGGAG GTTGGGGAAGAGAAGCTGGTCTTGGACATTGGTCAGGCAGCTCTACGACGCCCTGATTCTAAGCCATAtgctcacgatgtacttcttgcaATGGCACTAGCTGAA TGCTCCATTGCAAAAGCTAGCTTTGAAAAAAGTAAAGTATCTCTTGGCTTTgaggctctagcacgtgctcaatATCTTTTGAGGAAAAAAACATCTTTAGAGAAGATGCCTCTTCTTGAGCAG ATCGAAGAATCACTTGAAGAGCTTGCACCAGCTTGCACTCTAGAGGTTTTAAGCCTGCCCCGTACACCTGAAAATTCTGAACGCAGGCGTGGTGCTATTGCAGCTCTCTGTGAATTGCTTGGACAGGGACTTGATGTCGAGTCATCTTGTAGAGTTCATGATTGGCCTTATTTCCTGGGCCAGGCAATGGACAAGTTATTAGCCACTGAAATCGTGGAACTACTTTCTTGGGACTCTTTGGCTACAACTCGTAAAAACAAAAAATCATTGGAGTCCCAGAGCCAGCGGGTGGTAGTTGACTTCAACTGTTTCTACAGGGCAATGCTTGCACACCTTGCATCTGGATTTTCAACCCGGCAGACTGAGTTG ATAAGTAAAGCTAAAACCATCTGTGAATGCCTTGTTGCATCTGAGAACACCGACCTGAAATTTGAGGAATCGTTTTGCTCGTTTCTTCTTGGAGAG GAATCTGGCACCACAGTTTTTGAAAAGCTTCAGCAGCTTCAAAGTAATGGAAGTTCCAATTCAAGGAATTATGGGTTAGCTAAAAAGAAAGACAGCAGTGACAAGGTTACTGTCAACCAGTCACTG GAACTGTGGCTGAAGGATGTGGCACTTTCTCGTTTTGCAGATACAAGAGATTGTCCGCCATCCTTG GCAAACTTCTTTGCTGCTCCTAAGCGCCTCATTAGCACTTCCAAGCAAAAACTAGGAGCCACAAGAAGAGTCCTTTTGAGCTCTCAGACGTCTTCTAGTGCCTCCACATCCAACAGGACTTCAGGGCAGCAGAATCCAAGATTAAATTCTACCAGCCATCTCGGGGAAGCTGTAAAGCAGCTTGCACCAACCACCCTGGGGGGCCAGGGCCATACATCAACGGATAGGCCAGTAAATGGCTTAAGTACAACATCTGTTCCTCTGAAGCGCAAtcccggatcccatcctgtaagaacCTTGGAATCGTGGGGCCTGACTGGGGATGTTATAGGAAAGATTGCGTACACTGCAGTCCTGGGGTTTGCCCTATTTGGTACATTAAAACTGCTCAGATTTCAGTTCGGGAGCACAAAACCTGTCCCCTCAACTAGAGAATCTGCAGCCACGTCTTCTCTGAATGAAGCATCTTCGTCAGACGGTTCTCTTATCAGTAGCAGAGTTAGGGAACAGTTTGAGAAGCTGTCAAAAATGCTTTGGTTGAACAACAGGCTCTATTTGAGAAGTGAAGGAAGTGATCTGTCTCCTGGTTCTGGTGATGTGACTGCTATAGCTCGCAAGGAAAGGATGTCTCTTCAAGAAGCAGAAGCGCTTGTGAAGCAGTGGCAAGATATCAAATCTGAAGCTCTTGGCCCTGACTATGAAATTGATATGCTCTCCGATGTCCTCGATGGTTCGATGCTGTCCAAG TGGCAGGACTTGGCTTTATCAGCAAAGGATCAGTCCTGCTACTGGAGATTTGTCCTGTTGAATCTCTCTGTTGTTCGAGCCGAGATCCTGCTTGATGAGGCTGGTGATGGTGAAGTGGCGGAAATCGATGCTGTGCTTGAGGAAGCTGCTGAGCTTGTTGACGACTCTCAGCCCAAGAAGCCTAGTTATTACAG TACGTATGAAGTTCAGTACACGCTGAGGAGGCAGGACGATGGATCGTGGAAAATCTGCGAGGCTGCTGTCCGGGACCTGTCGTGA